Proteins encoded in a region of the Megalops cyprinoides isolate fMegCyp1 chromosome 3, fMegCyp1.pri, whole genome shotgun sequence genome:
- the pgk1 gene encoding phosphoglycerate kinase 1, protein MSLSNKLTLDKVDVKDKRVIMRVDFNVPMKDKQITNNQRIKAAIPSIKHCLDHGAKSVVLMSHLGRPDGTPMPDKYSLEPVVPELKSLLGKDILFMKDCVGPEVEKACANPAHGTVILLENLRFHVAEEGKGKDAAGNKTKATQAEIDAFRASLSKLGDIYVNDAFGTAHRAHSSMVGVNLPQKAAGFLMKKELDYFAMALEKPQRPFLAILGGAKVKDKIQLINNMLDKVNEMIIGGGMAFTFLKVLKNMEIGNSLFDEEGAKIVKDLMAKAEKNGVKINLPIDFVTANDFNEKATTGTATVADGIPAGWMGLDCGPESSKIFAEAVGRAKQIVWNGPVGVFEWDNFAHGTKNLMDKVVEVTKSGCITIIGGGDTATCCAKWNTEDKVSHVSTGGGASLELLEGKVLPGVDALSNV, encoded by the exons ATGTCTCTGTCAAACAAACTCACCTTGGATAAGGTGGATGTGAAAGACAAACGTGTCATCATGAG GGTTGACTTCAACGTGCCCATGAAAGATAAGCAAATCACAAACAACCAGAG AATTAAGGCTGCGATCCCCAGCATCAAGCACTGTTTGGACCATGGGGCCAAGTCTGTGGTACTCATGAGCCACCTGGGACGTCCCGATGGCACCCCCATGCCCGACAAGTACTCCCTGGAGCCTGTGGTACCTGAGCTCAAAAGCCTTCTGGGAAA GGATATCCTCTTCATGAAGGACTGCGTCGGCCCTGAGGTGGAGAAGGCCTGCGCAAACCCCGCCCATGGAACAGTCATCCTCCTGGAGAACCTGCGTTTCCATGTGGCCGAGGAAGGCAAGGGCAAGGACGCCGCCGGCAACAAG ACCAAGGCCACTCAGGCGGAGATTGACGCCTTCAGGGCCTCCCTGTCCAAGCTGGGCGACATCTACGTCAATGATGCCTTTGGAACTGCACACAGGGCTCACAG cTCCATGGTTGGAGTGAACCTACCCCAGAAGGCCGCTGGCTTCCTGATGAAGAAGGAGCTGGATTACTTTGCCATGGCCCTGGAGAAGCCACAGAGACCTTTCCTCGCCATCCTCGGAGG GGCTAAGGTTAAAGATAAGATTCAGCTGATCAACAACATGCTCGATAAGGTCAACGAGATGATCATTGGCGGCGGCATGGCGTTCACCTTCCTCAAGGTTCTCAAGAACATGGAG ATTGGAAACTCCCTCTTCGATGAGGAGGGTGCGAAGATTGTCAAGGACCTGATGGCGAAGGCCGAGAAGAACGGCGTCAAGATCAACCTCCCCATTGACTTTGTCACCGCCAACGATTTCAACGAGAAAGCCACCACTGGTACCGCCACCGTGGCAGATGGCATCCCCGCTGGCTGGATG GGCCTGGACTGTGGACCTGAGAGCTCCAAGATCTTCGCCGAGGCCGTGGGCAGGGCCAAGCAGATTGTGTGGAACGGTCCCGTCGGCGTGTTTGAGTGGGACAACTTCGCCCACGGAACAAAGAACCTGATGGACAAAGTCGTGGAGGTGACCAAGAGCGGCTGCATCACCATTATCG GTGGGGGTGACACAGCCACCTGCTGTGCCAAGTGGAACACAGAAGACAAGGTCAGCCATGTGAGCACAGGAGGCGGAGCCAGCCTGGAGCTTCTGGAAG GCAAAGTCCTGCCTGGTGTGGACGCCCTCAGCAACGTCTAA